A stretch of DNA from Planctomycetaceae bacterium:
ACGGTACCGCCGCTGACCAGGCTGAGTGAAAACTCGGGAGCGGGCTGATTCAGCAACTGCTGTTGTCGCTCGACTGATCGGGCAACGCGCTGCTGCTGGCGGTCGGCGTCACGGTCGATCCGTGCCACCAGCTCCTGCAACGGCGTGTCACCGGCCAGGATCCGAATTTCTTCCAGTGCTTCAGACGCAACTTGCGTCTGTCGCGGAGACAGTTCACCGGACTGCGAATTCGGCTGTCGTCCGATCGCCGCCTGCAGTTCCAGCAGGGCGGAAGCAAGCACGGCTGTTCGTTCCGCCACATCGGATTCCATTGGTTCATCGAGGGTCCGGCTGATCGACAGTTCGAATGGATCTCCCTGTCCCATGAAAACGCGCTGCCGTGCTTCGCGCAGCAGGCCGCTGGCTTCGTCAACCAGAAGCGATTGCCGCCGACCGCGCTGCTCCGTGGCTTCGACTTGCAGACACGGCGCACCGTCGACCGTTTCGCTTCCCGAAACTTCGAACTTCCACCGGTCGGTGACCCACGAAGGATTCGCTTTCGAATCCGCCGGAAGATCCAGCCGCAGCGAAGGCAGCGGCAGGTCGAACGGCGTGCCTTCGTATTCGTAGACCAGACGAGGCGACGGTCGCGAGGAATTGTCATCCAGGCGTCCAAAACTTTCCGGCCACGGACAACCTGCGCGTTCGTCATCAAGGACGCAGAAAAATGCGAGCGGGGAAGTCATCAGCAGCACTTCAAAACGTCGCAGAATCTGAACCTTTCCGTCAGATTCCGGCTTTGCCAGAGAGCCCTGGAAGCGGATCAGCCTGGCGTCGCCGGCGAAGGTTTTCGAGGAGGTCACCAGGCACAGCAGGATCGCTGACACGAAAAGAGGCGCCGAAAAACGTTCCATGAAAGTTCCTGTGTGATGAATCAGGGGAATGCCGGGGGGCAGGAAAAAATCGGCGGCTGTGATTTTTCCGCATAGCGGAATCGGCCGAAAAGGTCGCGTGTTCGTATCGCGGACGAATCGTTGCGAATTCACAACGATTCCAACTATCCCACAAAGATGTCACCCGGACAATGCCCGGTTGCGCCGCGGCAATCGTCGTGCAACCACAGCAGCAACTTCGTCCGGCGAGATTACCCGTCGCAAAATGCGGTACCATCGGACTATACTGGGGCCGGTTCAATAGATCGCCGTCAGACGTTTCGAACAAGAATCAAAGGGTGAGTGTTGTGGCTGAAGGAATTCAGACCGTCGGTGGTTACGAATTGCGTAACTGCGTTGCGACGGGAAGTTCGACGCAGATCTGGGAAGTCAACGAAGTGGGCAGCACGGCTCAACTGGCCATGAAGCTGCTGCTGCCGGACGCTCACAAGGAAGTCGAACAGAAGGCGATTCTGAAGCATGAATTCAAAGTCGGACGTTCGCTGGACCATCCGTCGTTTCTGAAGTTTTACAAGATCGAAGTCAACCGCGATCACGGTTTCTTCGTGATGGATTACTTTCGATCGCCAAGCCTGAAGTCGCAGATCACCAGCAGCCGTGCCAGCGTTCAGTCGTGTTTTAAGAAGCTGTCCGAATCGCTTTGTCTGGCGTACCAGTATCTGCACGATCAGGGCTGGCTGCATCGGGACGTGAAGCCCGACAACATTCTGGTGAACAAGACGGGCGAAGCTCGCGTGATCGACTTTTCGCTTTCCGCGCGGGCGAAAGGCAAGCTGGCGGTCATGTTGTCCGGTAAGCAGAAGGCGATTCAGGGCACGCGGACGTATATCGCTCCGGAGACAATTCTGAAGAAGGCACCCACATTTCTGACGGACCAGTACAGCCTTGGCGTCACGTTCTATGAAGTGCTGACCGGCGTGCCGCCGTTTGCCGGAACGTCTCCCAACGATCTGCTGAAAAAGCACATCGCCGACAAGCCTCAGGAACCGTCGCTGCTGAATCCGAACGTGACACCGGAACTCGACCGGATCATCGTGCAGATGCTGGCCAAGAAACCGGATCAGCGGTTCGGAAGTATGCAGGAAGTGGCTTCGGCCCTTCGCGGCATCAAACCGTTTAAGGAAGATCCCGTCCAGCTGCAGGAACGCCAGCAGCGTGAAGCCAAAGAAAAGCAGGCGGCATCCGTCGACAAGCGACTCGACAGCCGCGCCGATGCCGAACGCGTGGCGATGGGCATCGAGGCACCCATGAAACCGAAGAAACGCGCGCCGACCGCGGCGATGCTGAAGGAAATGAAAAAGCTGGAGGCCGAAAAGCAGAGGCAAGAGCAGAAGAAGGGCCTGGCGGGACAACCGCAACAGCCGATGATGCCCGGCTTCGCTCCGGGCTACATGCCGGGAATGATGCCGATGCAGATGCCATACGGCCAGGCAATGCCGCAGATGCCGTACCCCGGTTCGATGGCACCCGGAATGTACCCGCCAGCGCAGTATCCCGGTCAGCCGATGCCTGGACAGCCGATGCCTGGTCAGATGATGCCTGGTCAGATGATGCCTGGTCAACAAGTGCCCGGTCAGCCAATGCCGGGACAGCAGGTGTCCCCGCAGCACGCACCGGGACAGCATCCGTCCGAACCGCAGTCGGTACCGACACAATCGGGTCCGGCGGCGACTCAGCAGCAGAAGCCCCCGCAGCAGCAGGCACCGCAGATTCGCCTGCCGCTGGACCGACCGGAGGCTCCAAGGCCGGCGCCGGAAGCGGCGCATCTGGAAGAAGCGACCGCTGACGACCTGGCCGCCTTCATGGAAGGCCTGGACGTCGACTGATCGATCCCGCAGGATCGAAGGGATCAACGGTTCCCGAGGATCCCTGTTCCCGGACGCCACCGGTTCATCTACAGTTCCGCGGCGACAGTTCATGACATTGCGGAACGTACCAAAGAACTCACATGGCACCGATGCACCAATTGGCGTTTGAAAAGCCCATCTACGAACTCGAAGACCAGCTCGCGAAACTGGAGTCACAGCCGAATCCCACCGCGGCCGTTCAGGAGAGCATCCGCAGAATGCGCGTGGAACTGACTCAGGTCACGCGCGAGCGCTACGACAACCTGGATCCGTGGGAGGTTGTGCAGGTATCGCGGCACCCGGAACGGCCGCAGACTCCCGATTACATCGAATTGGTCTTTGACGAATTCGTCGAACTGCACGGCGACAAATCCTTCGGTGATGATCGGGCACTGATCACGGGCTTTGCCAAGCTCGACGGGCGAAAGGTCATGCTGGTCGGCCACCAGAAAGGCCGCACGCTGAAGGAACGCAACGAGTGTCTTTACGGCTGTGCTCACCCGGAAGGATATCGCAAGGCGATGTCGAAGATGGAAATGGCATCACGTTACGGCCTGCCGATCATCTGTCTGATCGACACTCCCGGCGCCTTTCCCGGCGTCGAAGCCGAAGAACGCGGGCAGGCCTACAACATCGCCGTGAACCTGCGGGACATGTCGACTCTGGAAGTTCCGATTGTCTGCGTGGTGATCGGCGAAGGCGGTTCCGGCGGAGCTCTTGGCATCGGAATTGGCGATCATGTCGCAGTGCTTCAATTCGCTTATTACTCGGTGATCAGCCCGGAAGGTTGTGCCGGCATCCTGTGGAAGCACAAAAGACATGCTGACAAGGCTGCCAAGGCACTTCGGTTTACCAGCAAAGATCTGCTGACAATGGGCATCGTCGACGAGATCGTTCCGGAACCGCTAGGCGGAGCTCACCGGAATCATCGCCAGATGGCAACGTCGCTGAAAGGCAGTCTGTGCGCCGCACTGCAGCGGTTCGATCGGTTCACGCCGGAGCAGCTTGTGGAACACCGCTACAACCGATTTCGGAATATCGGCGTATTCGAAGAAGGCGCCGTTTAACAAACTCCGTGCCGTTTTTCCGGCACCGCTCGCTGCCGTATGACCGGAGCCGTTGGCAGGGCGGCCGCGACTGGCAGGAGCCGAATTGCCCGGTCGTTGTGGCGCGGATCAAACGGCGCGACACCGCGTTCCGCGATGTGTTGAGCGGGGTTCGGCAGTCAAAGGAGCCGGGGCAATGATTGCCGACCAACCGTACTTATCGAACGCCGCATCAGGACGTCCCGGCGGCATTGTTCAGCGGGCCTGATGAGCGAGCACAGCCGCTTTTTCGAGAACCGCCAACGTCCGATAATGTCCGTTATGTTAGGTTAATGCCGATTTCCAGCGGTTTTCACCGGGCCGTTTTTCCGCTCTCTCACGGTGCCCGGTTGCTGCGGACGGTCGCTTGCCGGATGCTTCCGCCACTCACAGTGACTGCTTCAGACGCTGCTGCAGATCGAAACTCAACTGGCTGAGCGACACCTTCGCCCGGGCAAGCTGTCGCAGAATTCGTTCGTCGATCCGTGTGTTGACACTGGTTCCCGGGTCCGGATCGTTTTGCTGCATCGTCAGGTCCGAATACCAGTCATCGAGCACGGCCTTCTGCACGCTGGCCGGTACGCCGGCCAGATGCTCCTGAGTCTGCCGGACGATTGTCTGGCGGTCGCCGTAGAGGTCGCCGATGCGAGTCAACACGCTGGTGTCGATTCCGCCCTTCGCAGTGCCCTGCCCGCCGACGGCATTCATAAATCCGCCGACAACACTCTGCACTTCATCCGGAAACGAGCGGCTGAGTTCGCTGGCCAGTTGACGCTTCTGTTCCGGCGTCGAGGCGTTCCAGCGATCCTGGATTTGTTGCCCGATTTGCTGCTGCAGCGACTGAGGTACCAGCCGCAATACTTCCTGCAACGTTGGTGCTGATTGCGAACCTGTCCCGCCGGAGGTCCCGCCGCCTGTCAGACCGGAATTGCTGGTCCCGCCGAAGGCACCTCCCAGCAGATCGGGAAAACTGAACTCACCGCTGCCGGCCGGCTCGTTCGAATTTCCGGCCGCCGTGTCCGATTCGGGAACGGCTCCCGTCGGGCCGCCGAAAATCTCCGGGAACGATGTTTCATGACCGAGTTGTTCGTGGATCGGACGCAGTCCTTCCTTGTACTTCGCCAGGCTCTCCTTCAGCAACGGGTGCGAATCGTCCGGGGTCCACGGCTCGATGCTATCCAGAATCAGACACGCGACATAACCAGTCTTTGAGACCAGAATCGTTTCCCGCAGAGATTCGGCCAGAGTGACACCGAAGAAGGTCACAACCAGCGCGATGACAACGCCTTTCAGCAGGCCGAACAGCCCTCCCAGTTGACGGTCGAAGTCTTTCAATTTCGCGGCATCGATCCAGCCATGCAGCACACGCGCGGCTGCGAATGATGCCAGTGAGAACCCGACGTACAGCACAAACATCGCAATCCAGTGTTTCAGCGGCTGCTCGACACCAATCATCGGTTCGATCGTCGGCGACAACTGGTCGGCGAACTTGAAACACAGGACCAGTGCAACGATCCATGCCAGTTGAGACACGAGTCCCCGCGACGCGCCGCTCCACGCGGTGTAGATCAGAATCGCAACAATGACAAAGTCGTACCAGACCATGAATTTCGCTCGCCGGGGATTCGTTCGCGCAACTTCTCCACGAAGGGCAGAGTATAGGCGGACTGCGACAAACGCGAAAAGAGCGTTTCCCGGCGTTGCTGCGGGCGGACATTCTCTCCAGCCCTGCGAGTCGGCGCACTCGGCGGACTTGCGAAAGAAAACCATGCTCAGATCGTCTTCAGGCTGTCCAGCAGCAGCGTGACCGGACCGTCGTTGACGAGTTCCACCTGCATCTGAGCTTGAAAGGTACCTGTTTCCGTGGGAACTCCGTGTCCTCGCAATTCGGCGACGAAACTTCGGTAAAGGCTCTCCGCCTTCCACGGTGCGGCCGCTTCCACGAAGCTCGGACGACGCCCCTTGCGGCAATCGCCGTACAGCGTGAACTGGCTGACCACCAGCGCGGCGCCGCCGACGTCCTTCAGGTCAAGATTCATCTTCTCGTCGGCGTCTTCGAACACCCGCAGCCCGGCGACTTTGCCGGCCATCCAGATCACATCCTGCTGCGTATCCTCAATGCCGATTCCCACCAGAACAAGAAAGCCGCGATCGATGGAGCCCACGACTTCGCCGTCGACGGTGACTGAGGCACGGGAAACTCGCTGAACGACGGCACGCATGATTCAAACCGAAAAGCAACGGACACTTTAACTCGACAAAAGGGCAAGGCAGGGCGGAAGCGTATCCGCCACTTGATCCGGACGGAAGTTCGTGACGTAGTGCGACTCATTCGCAGCCCGTCGCAAACACCGAACACGGTGGACGACTGCCGTAGTGCACATCGTGGATCGAACTCGTCACGTCACCTGCGTGGCGTTTCGAACGGCATGCGGATTCCACGTCACGCTTCAGCGCCAACGCGATCACACGTGAGCCCATCCAGGCGGATCCGCGGTTCGCGATCCAGCAGCAGGTCGGCCAGAATCTGCCCGCTGCCAGGCGACATCTGCAGTCCGGAACGAAAGTGCCCTGCTGCGACAAACATGTTGTCGTACCCCGGAACCTGGCCGAGATACGGAAGTTCGCTCGGAGAACCGGGGCGAAGTCCGGACCACGACCGCACAACCTCCGCGCTGCGAAGATCGGAAACCAGGCTCTCAGCAAACCGCAGCAGACCACTCACCCCTTCGGCCGTATTCCGTTTTACAAATCCAACGTGTTCTTCGGTCGAACCGACAAGAATCAGACCGTCCGGGCGCGGCACCAGATAACGACGGCCCTGTTCGATAACGCAGGTAAACGGCAACCGCTGGACCCGCAACTGAACCATCTGACCTCGCACGGGCTTCACCGGCAGCACGAAGCCGAGCGGTTCCAGCAGATGACGCGTCCAGGCTCCGGCGGTGACGCAGATGCGATCGGCGTGGAACTGATGCTCCGCAGAAGTGGCCTCGGCGCGGCATTCACCAACCGAGCGAAGTCGCAGTCCTTCCGCATGTTCGATGATGTTCACGCCGGCCATGCGGCAGGCGGCTGTCAGAGCCTTCAGGTGTCGCGGGTTTCGTGCTTGTGCGAAGTCCGGCAGCCAGACGCCGCTGTCGAAGTCGTCGTTGAGCCCGACTACGTGAGACCTCATATCGGACTTTGCGATTCGTTCCGCCCGGATGGCTTCCTTCTGCCATGCCGCGAACTGTTGCTCGAACTCACCGCGTTCCGCTTCGTGGCACAGTTCCAAAGCACCACAGACTCGAAAGCCGTTGTCGATGCCCGTGCGTTCGAACAGCAAACGCGACAAGTCTGACCACAGCGTGTGGCTGTAAGAACGCAAACGGGATTCCGGGCTTTCAGCGTTCGCGGGATTTCCCGGCGGCAGCATTCCGGCGCCGGCCCAGGAGGCTTCGCGGCCGACCTGTCGGCGATCAGCGACGATCACGGAGACGCCCTGCTCCGCCAGCCTCAGCGCGGTCGTCAGGCCGATGACACCGCCGCCGACAATCAAGATGTCTGAGGTCGAAGAGTTCACGAATCGATGACTTGCCTTTTGCTGACCACACGCGTTCGCAGGTTCCGGCCATCCGAATCAGCGCTGATCGGCGCGGAATTGTATCGACGACGGATCTGCGAGTCAGGCGGCCCGGAGGAGATCACGCTGCCGCCGTCGATGGGGATCGTCAACTGCGATGCGGTCCGTTTGAAGCGAAGAGAACGCCGTCCGCGGTCAGTCGCGAGGCGCGCCGTCCTCGCCCGATGTTGCCGAAGTGCCGCGTTCGGAACCGCCGGAGCCGGCATCTTCCGCGACGGATGAACGTTCCGTCGCGGCTGTGTCCGGCGCAGCGGCAGCAGCGTCGCCCACTTGTGAGTCAGCAGGAGTCGTGCTGCCGCCAGGCGTTGTCCCCGCAGCGGACGTCTGCGGTACGGAAAGCTGAAACTCTTCGATCAGTTCCTGCCGGCGCTGTGCGACTGCCCGGTCGAATTCGGACAGCACATCCATCGCGCGGTCACGGCTTGTCACCAGTCCGATGATCAGATACTGCGTGATTGCCATCAGATAGCACACCCAGCCGACCATCCATCGTTCCCAGTGACGTCGGTAGTCCCGGTAGTCGGTCGCCATGTCCTGGATTTCTGCAGCATTGTCCGCGAGCAGTGTCGCGGCCATCGCGTTTTGCGGCGCACCGGCGGCTCCGATCGGCTGCACGATCGCCCAGTTCAGCATCGTGGAGTTCTGCGTGACAGTTTCCCGGGCCTGAATCAGGTCCGGAAGTTCGGCTCCCACGATCGCGCACATCATCGCCAGAACGGGAGACAGGCGGTTCAGGTGCTGACAGACCAGCCCTTTCGCGAACTTCCACTTCAGGCGCCAGAACTCCCGAAAGAAGCTTCTGCCGGGTTTGATCTTCGGCGGCCCCGGATGGATCACGGCAAACAATTCCTGGTCCGGCATCGCTTCGATCACGCCGATGGCCAGCATCAGCCGCAGCCCCATCGTCAGCCAGTCCATGCGGTCCATCCAGTCGAGCCGTTCCATCCAGCTAAACAGCAGGTGCTCCATGTTGGCACTCGCCGCCAGCAGCAACAGAGCTCCGCGAAACCACTGTTCCAGATCCTTCTCCAGCTCGTCGTCCAGATCCTGCAGCCGAAATACTCTCCGCATGATGAAGCGGAAAATCGGAATCGCGATCACACCGACAATCACGCGGGTCACCGGGCGCAGCACCGACTTGAACAGCGGAAGGTTCATGAGTGCTCGAAAAACGCTGCCCACGGAAAGTTGTTGCTTTGCTGAAAAGAATCGCGTTGGTGGTTGGCAGAGAAGCCGAGGAACAGGCTCGCAGTGCAAGGTCATGCCCGCGCCGTGTCCCGTCATTTCCGCGCCGTGTCCCGTCACGTCATACCCGTGCAGGCAGGAACCCAGTGCGCGCGGCTGGGTTCCCGCCTGCGCGGGAATGACGCATCGCCTGAGCGGGAACTACGGGACACAGCGCGGAAACAACGGGGCGCCTGAGCGGAAATGACGCGTTCCGCGGACGCACCGCGGTCAACGCACACACCGCCCGGACAAGACAAGCCCCGGTCCCGGAATGTATCCTCTGCAGCCGATTCAAACCACAGGCGTTCGCTGCGCAACGCACACGCACCCATCACAGGATCAGCCAAATGTTCGGCATGGCCGGAGAAACGGAATTTGACCTGCGTTTTCAACTGCTGGGGATTCCGGTACGAGTCCACCCGCTGTTCTGGCTGATGGGAGCCGTCATGGGCTGGTCTCCCGACAGGCCGGACCACATGTTCCTCTGGGTGCTGGCCGTCTTCGTTTCGATTCTGGTGCATGAAATGGGCCATGCCGTCATGTTTCGACGCTACGGTTATCGCGGCGAGATTGTCCTGTACATGATGGGCGGTTATGCGACCGGCGGTGTGTTGCCGACATGGAAGAACATCATTGTCTGCGCCGCCGGCCCCGTCGCGGGCTTCATCCTTGCCGGGCTGGTGATTTTGTTCGGTCGAGTGGCTCCGCAGACTCTGTTCATCCAGTACGAAGCCGCTCTCGTGCTCTACAGCTATCTGGTCTTCATCAACATCTGGTGGGGACTGATTAATCTGCTTCCCTGCATGCCACTCGATGGTGGCCAGATCATGCAGTCGCTGGTACTTCGATACTGGCCGCGACGCGGAATCGAAAAAGTCCTGTGGATTTCCATCATCACAGCGGGCGGCCTGGCTCTGTACGGCGCCAGTATCCAGTCACGCTACATGATGATCCTGTTCGGAATCCTGTGCGCTCAGCATGTCATCGCACTGAATGAGCGGAACTCTTTCCGATAGCGTGTGCCGACAGACACTGGCCAGGTTGCCGAACACGACCGCCCTGCCCTGCCGACTCAACGATCCATTCAATCGGAGCCGAAGGGTTCCCGCAGCAGCCGTTTTGGCGACACACCGCCAACGACCAGCGTTACAAGGTAGACCGCCACGGCCACGGCCATCGGTCCCGCAACCAGCAGACCTCTCGACACAATGTCGTCGCCGACGGATTCCGATTGATCCAGCCAGGCCAGAGTCCCCATGCCGGCGGCTGTCATCAGCGCCGTTCCAGGCAGACTTCTCCAAAGGATGGCGGACAGATGGCGGCGACAGCGCGACAGATACGCTCTGCGGCGAAGGACTTCCAGTGCCAAACCGAGCTGAAACAGTGTGGCGATGACGCTGGCCAGAGCCAGGGCGGGACCGCCGCAGAGCGGTATCAGCGCAAAGCTGAACACCAGATTCATTCCAACACAAGTCAAACCCTGCCGCATCGGCGTGTGTCGGTCGCCGGTCGCGTAGAACACACGGTTCACGATCAGCAGGGCGCAGAAGATCCAGACGCCGACTCCGTGAGCAGCGATCATCCGTGACGTCAGAATCGCGTCGGCGGCAGAGAACTGTCCGTGACGGAACAGCAGGCTGGTGATGGGCTCCGCCATGAAACACAGGCCGGCGCTGGCCGGAATTCCAACAACCGTCACAAGCTGCAGGCCGTGAAGGATATCCCGGGTCAGCAATTGAGTATCACCTTCGCGCGCGTGTCTGGCGAACCGCGGAAACAGTACGGTGC
This window harbors:
- a CDS encoding TlpA disulfide reductase family protein; this encodes MERFSAPLFVSAILLCLVTSSKTFAGDARLIRFQGSLAKPESDGKVQILRRFEVLLMTSPLAFFCVLDDERAGCPWPESFGRLDDNSSRPSPRLVYEYEGTPFDLPLPSLRLDLPADSKANPSWVTDRWKFEVSGSETVDGAPCLQVEATEQRGRRQSLLVDEASGLLREARQRVFMGQGDPFELSISRTLDEPMESDVAERTAVLASALLELQAAIGRQPNSQSGELSPRQTQVASEALEEIRILAGDTPLQELVARIDRDADRQQQRVARSVERQQQLLNQPAPEFSLSLVSGGTVSSESMKGKTIVLHFWKYTDKPLTEPYGQIGYLDFLAGRRKSARVEVIGVSTNPALQQQSSVAAGRRSARKLIEFMNLSYPIGYDNGSLLRALGDPREDNGDLPLWVVVSPEGSVVHYRSGLYEIDRERGLKELDDVLIKLSRSAKQAESP
- a CDS encoding protein kinase — protein: MAEGIQTVGGYELRNCVATGSSTQIWEVNEVGSTAQLAMKLLLPDAHKEVEQKAILKHEFKVGRSLDHPSFLKFYKIEVNRDHGFFVMDYFRSPSLKSQITSSRASVQSCFKKLSESLCLAYQYLHDQGWLHRDVKPDNILVNKTGEARVIDFSLSARAKGKLAVMLSGKQKAIQGTRTYIAPETILKKAPTFLTDQYSLGVTFYEVLTGVPPFAGTSPNDLLKKHIADKPQEPSLLNPNVTPELDRIIVQMLAKKPDQRFGSMQEVASALRGIKPFKEDPVQLQERQQREAKEKQAASVDKRLDSRADAERVAMGIEAPMKPKKRAPTAAMLKEMKKLEAEKQRQEQKKGLAGQPQQPMMPGFAPGYMPGMMPMQMPYGQAMPQMPYPGSMAPGMYPPAQYPGQPMPGQPMPGQMMPGQMMPGQQVPGQPMPGQQVSPQHAPGQHPSEPQSVPTQSGPAATQQQKPPQQQAPQIRLPLDRPEAPRPAPEAAHLEEATADDLAAFMEGLDVD
- a CDS encoding acetyl-CoA carboxylase carboxyltransferase subunit alpha, whose amino-acid sequence is MAPMHQLAFEKPIYELEDQLAKLESQPNPTAAVQESIRRMRVELTQVTRERYDNLDPWEVVQVSRHPERPQTPDYIELVFDEFVELHGDKSFGDDRALITGFAKLDGRKVMLVGHQKGRTLKERNECLYGCAHPEGYRKAMSKMEMASRYGLPIICLIDTPGAFPGVEAEERGQAYNIAVNLRDMSTLEVPIVCVVIGEGGSGGALGIGIGDHVAVLQFAYYSVISPEGCAGILWKHKRHADKAAKALRFTSKDLLTMGIVDEIVPEPLGGAHRNHRQMATSLKGSLCAALQRFDRFTPEQLVEHRYNRFRNIGVFEEGAV
- a CDS encoding CvpA family protein, with protein sequence MVWYDFVIVAILIYTAWSGASRGLVSQLAWIVALVLCFKFADQLSPTIEPMIGVEQPLKHWIAMFVLYVGFSLASFAAARVLHGWIDAAKLKDFDRQLGGLFGLLKGVVIALVVTFFGVTLAESLRETILVSKTGYVACLILDSIEPWTPDDSHPLLKESLAKYKEGLRPIHEQLGHETSFPEIFGGPTGAVPESDTAAGNSNEPAGSGEFSFPDLLGGAFGGTSNSGLTGGGTSGGTGSQSAPTLQEVLRLVPQSLQQQIGQQIQDRWNASTPEQKRQLASELSRSFPDEVQSVVGGFMNAVGGQGTAKGGIDTSVLTRIGDLYGDRQTIVRQTQEHLAGVPASVQKAVLDDWYSDLTMQQNDPDPGTSVNTRIDERILRQLARAKVSLSQLSFDLQQRLKQSL
- the dtd gene encoding D-aminoacyl-tRNA deacylase, translating into MRAVVQRVSRASVTVDGEVVGSIDRGFLVLVGIGIEDTQQDVIWMAGKVAGLRVFEDADEKMNLDLKDVGGAALVVSQFTLYGDCRKGRRPSFVEAAAPWKAESLYRSFVAELRGHGVPTETGTFQAQMQVELVNDGPVTLLLDSLKTI
- the thiO gene encoding glycine oxidase ThiO — encoded protein: MNSSTSDILIVGGGVIGLTTALRLAEQGVSVIVADRRQVGREASWAGAGMLPPGNPANAESPESRLRSYSHTLWSDLSRLLFERTGIDNGFRVCGALELCHEAERGEFEQQFAAWQKEAIRAERIAKSDMRSHVVGLNDDFDSGVWLPDFAQARNPRHLKALTAACRMAGVNIIEHAEGLRLRSVGECRAEATSAEHQFHADRICVTAGAWTRHLLEPLGFVLPVKPVRGQMVQLRVQRLPFTCVIEQGRRYLVPRPDGLILVGSTEEHVGFVKRNTAEGVSGLLRFAESLVSDLRSAEVVRSWSGLRPGSPSELPYLGQVPGYDNMFVAAGHFRSGLQMSPGSGQILADLLLDREPRIRLDGLTCDRVGAEA
- a CDS encoding site-2 protease family protein, with translation MFGMAGETEFDLRFQLLGIPVRVHPLFWLMGAVMGWSPDRPDHMFLWVLAVFVSILVHEMGHAVMFRRYGYRGEIVLYMMGGYATGGVLPTWKNIIVCAAGPVAGFILAGLVILFGRVAPQTLFIQYEAALVLYSYLVFINIWWGLINLLPCMPLDGGQIMQSLVLRYWPRRGIEKVLWISIITAGGLALYGASIQSRYMMILFGILCAQHVIALNERNSFR